From Sceloporus undulatus isolate JIND9_A2432 ecotype Alabama chromosome 6, SceUnd_v1.1, whole genome shotgun sequence, one genomic window encodes:
- the KBTBD13 gene encoding kelch repeat and BTB domain-containing protein 13, which produces MQSQRAERVEIHVEEECFSVDKGLLVEHSEYFRALFQSGMRESTQKEIQIRDLSAMGFSIMLKILEGDYPVLSCEENLKAVECASFLQVKTMAKYLISSLNSDNCIILYQAAAIFGLLDLFHSAALYIRDSYTDLEEYLDCLSPDLLDYVESVIPSTFVAVGAHTPTFEFLEDLSRTICYLDEENNTWRTLSCLPLTASTFLAGMTTLDNKMYIVGGVYGYNKQVVDQSFCYDPETNSWSEFPSPQQLRYDVTLTAQGDHLYAIGGEFEKIPLKSVEKFNVSTNTWSFVSDLPQPATAVPCAQAMGRIFVCLWKPLDTTIIYEYETEKDEWIPISTLNRSQSYGHCMVAHRDNLYIMRNGPFDDFLRCVIDCYNLTTMQWTSLPGQYMNSKGALFTAVIKGDTVYTVNKMLTLLYTVEDNAWKFRKERAGFPRSGSLQTFLLRLPRTDHSIAT; this is translated from the coding sequence ATGCAGTCGCAACGTGCCGAAAGAGTCGAGATCCATGTGGAAGAGGAATGTTTCTCGGTGGACAAGGGTCTCCTGGTGGAACATAGTGAATATTTCCGGGCTCTCTTCCAATCAGGCATGAGAGAGAGCACTCAGAAAGAGATCCAGATCCGAGATCTAAGCGCCATGGGGTTTTCTATCATGTTGAAGATCCTGGAGGGGGATTATCCTGTGCTGAGCTGTGAGGAGAACCTCAAGGCGGTGGAGTGTGCCTCCTTCCTACAGGTGAAAACCATGGCCAAGTACCTGATCTCATCCCTCAATTCGGACAACTGCATCATTCTCTACcaagctgctgccatttttggccTCCTGGACCTCTTCCACAGTGCGGCGCTATACATAAGAGATAGTTACACTGATCTGGAGGAGTAtctggactgcctctctccaGATCTTCTGGATTATGTCGAGTCCGTCATACCCAGCACTTTTGTGGCGGTGGGAGCTCACACACCCACGTTTGAGTTCTTGGAGGATCTCTCGCGGACCATCTGCTACCTGGATGAGGAGAACAATACCTGGAGGACCCTGTCCTGCTTGCCACTGACCGCCAGCACCTTCCTTGCTGGCATGACCACCCTGGACAACAAGATGTATATTGTGGGCGGTGTCTACGGATACAACAAGCAGGTGGTGGACCAAAGCTTTTGCTATGACCCAGAGACCAACAGCTGGAGCGAATTCCCCAGCCCTCAGCAGCTCCGCTACGATGTCACATTGACCGCCCAAGGGGACCACCTTTATGCCATTGGTGGGGAGTTTGAGAAGATCCCACTGAAATCCGTGGAGAAGTTCAATGTGTCCACCAACACTTGGAGCTTTGTCTCAGACCTGCCCCAGCCGGCCACTGCTGTCCCCTGCGCCCAAGCCATGGGACGCATCTTTGTTTGCTTGTGGAAGCCTCTAGATACCACCATCATCTATGAGTACGAGACTGAGAAGGATGAATGGATCCCTATCTCAACCCTCAACAGGTCTCAGAGCTATGGCCACTGCATGGTGGCTCACCGGGACAACCTCTACAtcatgcggaacgggcctttcGACGACTTCTTGCGGTGTGTCATTGATTGCTACAACCTGACCACCATGCAATGGACCTCTTTGCCCGGGCAGTACATGAACAGTAAAGGAGCCCTCTTCACCGCCGTCATCAAAGGGGACACCGTTTACACGGTCAACAAGATGCTAACCCTGCTGTACACGGTGGAGGACAACGCGTGGAAGTTCAGAAAGGAGAGAGCCGGCTTTCCAAGGAGTGGTTCTTTACAGACCTTCCTCCTCAGGCTTCCAAGAACAGATCACAGCATTGCGACGTAG